Proteins encoded in a region of the Oncorhynchus gorbuscha isolate QuinsamMale2020 ecotype Even-year unplaced genomic scaffold, OgorEven_v1.0 Un_scaffold_645, whole genome shotgun sequence genome:
- the LOC124019630 gene encoding calponin-1-like yields MSKNFKSGPSFGLSAEVKSKLAQKYDPQKEEELRLWIQDVTGKKIADPFMENLKDGVILCELINTLQPGSVRKINTSPQNWHQLENIGNFVRAITVYGMKPYDLFEANDLFENTNYTQVQSTLITLAGIAQSKGFHSKHDMGVKYATAHQRRFAPDMLKEGRNVIGLQMGTNKLASQKGMTSYGTRRHLYDPRGGMENPLDQSTISLQMGTNKGANQSGMTAPGTRRHIYDKSLGLEECDTSTVSLQMGTNKMASQQGMTTYGLPRQVYDNKYCSNPDEFVNNGERAEFDGTMYYD; encoded by the exons TTGGCCCAGAAGTATGACCCCcagaaggaggaggagctgaGGCTGTGGATCCAGGACGTAACAGGCAAGAAGATCGCTGATCCTTTCATGGAGAACCTAAAGGATGGGGTCATCTTGTGCGA ACTTATCAACACACTTCAGCCAGGATCTGTGAGAAAGATTAACACTTCCCCTCAAAACTGGCATCAG CTGGAAAACATTGGCAATTTTGTCCGAGCCATCACAGTTTATGGTATGAAGCCATACGATTTGTTTGAGGCCAACGACCTGTTTGAGAATACCAACTACACCCAGGTCCAGAGCACGCTCATCACCCTGGCTGGAATT GCCCAGTCCAAAGGTTTCCACTCCAAACATGACATGGGAGTGAAGTATGCGACAGCACACCAGCGCCGTTTTGCCCCAGACATGCTGAAGGAAGGGCGCAATGTCATCGGCCTGCAG ATGGGTACCAACAAACTTGCCAGCCAGAAGGGCATGACATCTTATGGCACGCGGCGTCACCTGTATGACCCGAGGGGGGGCATGGAGAACCCTCTGGATCAGTCCACCATCAGCCTCCAGATGGGCACCAATAAGGGTGCCAACCAG tctggCATGACGGCCCCTGGCACCAGGAGACACATCTATGACAAGAGTCTGGGCTTGGAGGAATGCGACACCTCCACCGTTTCACTGCAGATGGGCACCAACAAGATGGCGTCCCAACAGGGCATGACCACATACGGCCTCCCTCGGCAGGTCTACGACAACAAGTACTGCTCCAACCCTGATGAATTCGTCAACAACGGAGAGAGGGCTGAGTTTGACGGTACTATGTACTATGACTAA
- the LOC124019631 gene encoding transcription elongation factor 1 homolog, with the protein MGRRKSKRKPPPKKKLTGNLDTQFTCPFCNHEKSCDVKMERTRNTGIISCTVCLEEFQTPITYLSEPVDVYSDWIDACEAANQ; encoded by the exons ATGGGACGCAGAAAATCAAAGAGGAAGCCACCTCCCAAAAAGAAACTGACGGGTAACTTGGACACCCAATTCACCTGTCCCTTTTGTAACCACGAGAAGTCCTGTGATGTCAAAAT GGAACGTACTCGAAACACAGGAATAATATCATGTACCGTCTGCTTGGAAGAATTCCAGACTCCCATTACTT ATCTTTCAGAACCAGTGGATGTTTATAGTGATTGGATAGATGCTTGCGAAGCAGCCAATCAGTAG